Sequence from the Cucumis sativus cultivar 9930 chromosome 1, Cucumber_9930_V3, whole genome shotgun sequence genome:
ATATCATGGTTGGCATGATGAATTTTTTGAGCATTCCAATCATGTCTTAACAAGGAGAAGGGGGACTTAATCATTCTAGAAGTTAAATGTCTGAACTTTCAAAGACAAGCAGTAGAATGATTAAGAAacaagagatgaagaaaactTCGTCCAGTTTAAATAGTCGGTCTGCTAGTAGAAAGCAACACAGGAAGATAGAAAATCCAATTCGCATGCCTGCAGCTTCTGAGCAATGTCTACATTCTGGAATTTCAAGTACATGGGTATGCAAAAATTCTGCTTGTAGAGCTGTTTTGTCAGTAGATGATACATTTTGTAGGAGATGCTCTTGCTGTATCTGCCACTTATTTGATGACAACAAGGACCCTAGTCTCTGGCTGGTTTGCTCTACGGAATCGGAACAGGGTGATTCCTGTGGATTATCATGCCATATTGAGTGTGCCCTGCAGCGTGGAAAGGTAGGGGTTGTTGATCTTGGGCAACTAATGCAGCTAGATGGTAGTTACAGCTGTGCTTCTTGTGGAAAAGTTTCTGGGATACTAGAGTAAGCAATTTTCTCACCCAATGTTTCCTTTGATCCTCTTATTGTGcataatttttctctctcaagcTTCAGGGAGGTATTGGTTCATGGTTTATATTCATTCCTCTATATTATTTTACCTATGGCCTGATTGGATTGTGAATTCTATACTGGCAGATGTTGGAAGAAGCATCTAGTTGTGGCAAGAGATGCGCGCCGTGTTGATATTCTCTGTTATAGGATTTATTTAAGTTACAGGCTCCTTGAAGGGACTTCAAGGTTTAAGGAACTGCACGAAGTTATTCAAGAGGCAAAAGCCAAGCTAGAAACTGAAGTAGGTCCAGTAAATGGGATTTCCGCCAAGATGGCTCGTGGTATTGTCTGTAGGCTTGCTGTTGCTGGTGATGTGCAGAAGCTTTGCTCCCTGGCAATTGAAAAAGCAGATCAATGGCTGGCTACAGTATCCAATCCAAATCTGAAGTGCAGAGGTTTATTCAATGACCATCTTGTTTCTTGCCCCCCAATCATTcgaaataaatctcattagtTTTATGTTGCTTTTTTCTTCCCCATATTTTCGTTTTTGACAGAAGATTCACTTCCGGCTGCTTGCAAGTTTCTTTTTGAAGACATTAAATCTTCTTCTATTGTGATAACattagttgaaattttgaatgcCTTATCTAATGAGACTAAAGGGTATAAGCTTTGGTATAGTAAGAGCAGAGAAGAAGAATACACAAAAGAACCTATATGTGTCTTTCCTAGAACTCAGAGAAGGATTTTGATATCCAATTTACAACCGTGCACTGAATACACATTCAGAATTGTTTCATATACAGAGAATGGTGACATTGGTCACTCCGAGGCCAAGTGTTTTACAAAGAGTGTGGAAATAATTCACAACTCCCATTCTCCTGCCCCTTCAATTCACAGGAAAGAAAGTCCTGTTATTGAAGAAAGCTGTATCAGGAAGAAGGGTCCAGATAATACATTCATTGTCTGTTCATCTTCAAGATTTCAAGTTCGAGATCTTGGAAAGATTCTGCAACTTGCTAGGGATCAAGGAGAAGGATGTCTTGAGAGGCTTTGTAGTGCTAATATAGCAAATGGTTGTGGAGTGCAGAACGGGGTGAAACCTGAAACTCCGGAAGAGGAGCAGCTACCTCCTGTTTCTCCTGGACTTGATTTAAATGTGGTTTCTGTACCTGATCTGAATGAAGAACTAACTCCTCCTTTCGAGTATTCTAGGGATGAAGTTAATGGTTGTACTCTACAGCAAGCAGTTGAGGCAGATGAAGATGCTGCTTCTCATGATATAGAGAAGAGTGGCTTGGCAAGATCACACGGGAGTGGCGATTCGCAGATATGGACTTGTGGGCCAAATGGCGAGGTACCGGCTGTTGATTCCCTTACAGGGTTGTGTAGGAAAAGGGCTGCCAGCACAAATGAAGAGACAAATGATTGTGACAGCACTTTGATAAACGGATCGCCGCTCCGAGTGGCAAATGGTTCATGTTTCTTGGATGAAAACTTCGAGTATTGTGTAAAGATAATTCGGTGGCTAGAATGTGAAGGTTACATTAAACAGGAATTTAGATTGAAACTTCTAACATGGTTTAGCTTGAGATCAACCGAGCAAGAACGTAGAGTAGTCAACACCTTTATCCAAACACTGATTGATGAACCTAGTAGCTTGGCTGGACAGTTAGTTGACTCCTTTTCTGATATCATATCTTGCAAGAAGCCACGAAATGGGTTCTGCAGTAAGCTTTGGCATTAGATTAGCATTTTCATACGAAGAAAAAATCACCGTTAACTCGTACTTATGATCTCAACCTTCTCTGCTTCTTCTCATCTCTAATTGGTCTGCCATTATTTGTGCAGGCATATATTCTTGATCACTATCTTCAACTGATTCGTTTATACCTTCGGACAATATGATCCGGGTTAAAGAAATTGGATGCTGATTGAAGAGACAGATTATTCGATTTTTCTTAGAATGTAACAAATTGGTGGTGGCCGGTACCTTGTAGGAGGTATGAACTATTGCTCAAGTACTTGGTGTCGGTGAGGATAATTTGTAATAGCTTTATCATATTCACATTACCTTCTTCCAATACAAAGAAGGTAATTGAAATTAATCTTGGATCTTCATTATTTAATGTCAATTCTCTTTTTACCGTATTCAACTTCTATCTCTTTCTCATAGCTTGCCTTTTGAAGGTGCTAGGGGTAGTAGCAAAATAAGAACAACAATGATAAGCTACCGGTAGTGTCATTTTCTGGTAAATTAGTGAAACTTTTCTCTTGGTTGGTTTCTTAGGAAGGAGAACGAAGAATTTAGAAGGTAGTCAAATGCATATGTATTTTAGTGCATCTCATCTTATtgctctcatttttttaatttgaaaagtaagACCTTTGAAATTACTTTggtctttaaactttaataagAGAAGTTAGTTGATgtgattttataaatttgcTATCATGATGTGATTTCGTaactaaaaatttagtttctatttattagaaaatttgaaaagaaaagattcaATATACATAGATagcatatttaaaatataaataggaatttacaaatgatttaaaatgtgtttgatatcGTATTTATAGATTATAAACCTAGTTAAAGTTacttattgattattttttggaataaactatttatgaaCACGTTTTACGTTGAaggttattattttgtaatattatgtAGTTTATAATACATCAGacaatacatattttaaatataagaaaatgaattaagttTACAACTTTACCTAcaatatttctatatatttttctatttttatttgatgtaattagatattttaaaatttataacttaatattaaaatataacaaaatcattaaagtgtgttttcaaaatttattatttcgaTTACAAAGTTTGAAAACTATCGAAAATAGAGTTGATGTTGTTTGTCAAATGCAAAAATggtataaaacaaaatcacttttaaatatataacaaatcagagtggattttttttaaaaaaaattcttttggaattgtaaaaagtgaattataattaattaatataacagGATCACTTTTAAAGTTATAACTAAGGTATAAAAGCTATAATCAGTaccatttaaattcaaatttttaaacaaatatttattttaaaatttttttaaccgtttaaataaatgtattatatattttaaaatttttaatcaaataactTAGATCAAACAAAGTaagttgaaattcaaaattcatctatacattataaattaatcatcaatgtgtttaaaaaagaattatcaatgtgaaaataattaaaacaataactctactttaattcatataattaGATTACACCCATTTAGTGTTAATACCTAAAACCGTaactaatttttctaatttaaattaagagtTAGAAacactattttattttcttttaacgttgatttttaaaaagcaaagttaactataattattttaaagactACATAAACTTCAAACGAAACTTTAGTCCTCATcatgtaaatttttttcaaattaattgttaattttgattctccaacaacttttatatttattatttataaacaaaacttCACCCTGGTCAATTTATCATTTCATCAATTCAGATGtctgaaaattttcattaaataaaataataattttttcaaaatatataaaaaattatgttgataTATACActctaaactaaattaatgGAGAACTGTATTTATTGTATCAAAAGATTAAATcaatacaaattaaagttaaatgatCATTggtttagatttatttttttaaaaaaagaaatgttctttaaaataatctttttatttaaactctaaaaaaatgtttagaataaaatttttgaaagcGGGTAAGAAACTATACAAATTGtttcagaaaaaaaacattatatatatatatgaagcattttaaagaatagtaaaataaattaaaatatttatatgttatactaaaattttggattctatcactatagtaTATCAATAACTATTCGTAAAAGAATTTGCTATACAAtctaatatcttttaaaaactttcGTTAAATAATTGTGGAACCCTTCATGTGATTAAACCTTATACTGAAGGCAGGTTATTTTAGTTGCATTTcaagtgatatttttttacactttaaaaaaacatattttggaAGCACTTTTTCAGAACAACTTTTtaagcatttaaaaaaaaggtgaagaaCTAAAGAAGGTTGATGTTTCCATCCCAATCATAATTAATGCTTGAAGGAAACTGAAAAACTGATTGTCAACCCACAAAATAGGGACATAAAGGACAAGGACTGCCACTCAAGTAGATgagtaaattataaaataggaaattatttgtttggatgtaacacatttgatttcaaatttgggATGTTAagtcaaataattaagaacaaccaaaaagaaaaaggaaaatcgGATTGGATTTGGAGTCCCAAAAACACTTGCTTGTTCTAATTGCTTGGTTTTGGGAAAGAGATCCAACAATTTAGTCTTATAATTACaaccatatatttatatttgtaggtttttatataatgtttatattctatatttgttttcaagtattgAATTGCTAAAATGGTAGAAAACCTCACAGCTTCAGGgcaatacaaaaataaactaaaacatatTTGGTATATATTACATCTACGTAGAAATTGCACAATTGTTGAATAGATACAAATAGAGGATATTATTGTAAATcatgaaattgttgaaaatatttacaaaatataacaaaattttagttatcacgatttattattgattgaatctaaattgttttttatatttcataattaaaatatttacgaggTATACCAAAACTTTGGATTTTATGACCGATaatcttctatcactatagtaTATCAATGATGATAGAAGttgctataggttgtacatattttgtaaaatttgttgtttttgaaaattttcctacaTTCTTAGATTTGGGTatccaaatattttaagattattttcatttaaatttgactgcataatcgtttagattttgtaatcgtgtaccaatattctaaccatttttttcaagattttttatatttgttagatttgaTCGTAGCCAAATCCGTGTACCAATATTCAAGAACTTTAGTATTTGGTAGAGGATATTGAATAACCAAATAaccatttgaaataaaataaaagaaaaatagatattttatatttaaaatacaatattaaaccaaataatcgtttgaaaaaataaatgaaagaaaaatggtaaagaaaaagagaatgaaaataaataaatgacaaatatattggagtgttttgttatatttataaaaaaaatgttaaacaagTGAGAAGGTTGATGGAACTTTTAACCTTccttgaaataaaataaattctaaaactgatattagaaaaagaaaagtttaataaaaagaaaaataaaaacaaagaatcgCTTGAGATTATAGACATAAAGCAGAGTTCAAAACTTGTATGAAGAGAATATCTTCAAGCATACAATTTcacaattaacaatttaaatatataaagtatatttaaataaaaaggaacGTTGACATGCATAGCTTAATATAACATCAAAGAAAGTGCATGATATTCTTAATGTATGTTAGCATTTAATGTAAATGGCATATACTTTATGCAACATTCATTAATTCACTTTAAATCATATGCCTGatgcataattaaattaaatagcaAGCTTGACCAACTTCTAACCGTACATctagaaaatcaaataaaatctaaaaccctaaatattagaaaaatataattaaaactaaaagaaaaaagaaaaaaaattatgcttGAGATTGCAAAAAACGAGAGACGAAAACAACGATCAATAGGAGTTTAATATAATGAGattgttgatgttgtattGCAAGTCAATTTGAGCTTTAATCTTCGAAAAATTTAATCTTtctagttttcaatttttcaaaagatgtTGACGTTGAAATTGATAAGAACTTGCAGGCCATTCATAAGAACTTGCAGGTCATTGAGagctttttaaaagtttgaatcttcaattctttagagcttcaattcttccttcaaccaATGATCTCCAAATATCCAAAATGAACGTGAagatctctatttatagagaactTCACTTTAGGTGGGCCTTGGACTCATTTAATTGTTGGGATTGGGTCAATTTGTCTGTTGGACTTGGGTCCATTTGCCTGTTGGGCTTGAGCTCATTTGCTCAACGGGCTTGAGCGCATTATTTCTTCGGTCCAATTTATACATCAAGGACTTGAATTGGATTAGATATGAGAAAGCTAGACTATCCAAactcaattaaattattaatatcacAATTTTGCTCTAATGACgtgacaaaatttaattagccAAAATTTCTTGTTAAACAAATATCAACTTTTGAGATCATGCACGTGTATGAGTGGGTGaatctaaaaaacaataagctgaaagaaaaaaaatacaagtgCTTTGTTCTTGATTTTGACTCCAGTTAATATGTCAAATTAATCACACTATTCATTTAAACATAAGTTTGATTAAATGAAGTCTATAATACAATCTCAATGgccaatattttttaaatgaaattgaatttttttaaaataaaatttaatgtgGAAATTGAGActtaaaattgagaaaattaatttatttttttttagcaaaACTCCCCAATCcaagttaaaatttgaaacgtttgacgttttttttaatttatgaattgagttttttttttcaatgctGAATTCAATTaggagaaaattttcttttcttttttttgtatatatatatatatatatataattcatttagttattatttttaaaaaaaacaaagagaaagatTAGGAATTAATTTGAAGACATAACTCCTAACTCAATCTCAACAAATTTgttgagaaataaaaatcaGAACAAAGTTCCCTTTTCACCTATTATTTATGTGTTTGGCTCttccagtttttttttctacttcatGTTTGGGAGAAAAGGAAATGGTTAAAGACAAAACTGTTTCCTTACTATTTGAGAGAATGAGATATGAGAGTAGGccgaagaagagaaaaaaaatacattattttttaaaaaattatgagttctttctctctctctctctctctctctctcttttcatttttcttttcttttctcttttccctttttccaattttttttccttttcttttcttttcgtatttttctttctttcttttgttttttcttttcaattacttctttttctaactctttcaacttttcttttttcaagaattttttcttacttctaccgattttttttactcaccaactctttttctttctctaaataaTAACTTATTCTCCCTTTTTATACATGAGTCGAGTAAAGATATTAAAGCTTGGAGATAGAGCACTTGAACAAACTTGAAGATGAAGCACACCGACcttgattgaaaatgaaagtatcATTATTTTGACTTGAACTTGATGATGGATCACACCAAGCTTGAAGATGGAGAAGCGAGATTACACCAACCTACAACAGatggaagatgaagatgagaCCCTATCGGCTATGACACatggaagatgaagatgatgatcctATCTGCCACGTCACATGGAAGATGAATATGGTGATCCTATATGCTGCGTGAGatggaagatgaagatgatgagcTTATCTACTGCTTCACatcgaagatgcagatgatgatcCTATCGACTGCGGTTGCGTTGAAACTGCAAATGATGATCCTTTCGATTGTAACACATGGGAGAAGAT
This genomic interval carries:
- the LOC101218565 gene encoding VIN3-like protein 1 isoform X1 yields the protein MSELSKTSSRMIKKQEMKKTSSSLNSRSASRKQHRKIENPIRMPAASEQCLHSGISSTWVCKNSACRAVLSVDDTFCRRCSCCICHLFDDNKDPSLWLVCSTESEQGDSCGLSCHIECALQRGKVGVVDLGQLMQLDGSYSCASCGKVSGILECWKKHLVVARDARRVDILCYRIYLSYRLLEGTSRFKELHEVIQEAKAKLETEVGPVNGISAKMARGIVCRLAVAGDVQKLCSLAIEKADQWLATVSNPNLKCREDSLPAACKFLFEDIKSSSIVITLVEILNALSNETKGYKLWYSKSREEEYTKEPICVFPRTQRRILISNLQPCTEYTFRIVSYTENGDIGHSEAKCFTKSVEIIHNSHSPAPSIHRKESPVIEESCIRKKGPDNTFIVCSSSRFQVRDLGKILQLARDQGEGCLERLCSANIANGCGVQNGVKPETPEEEQLPPVSPGLDLNVVSVPDLNEELTPPFEYSRDEVNGCTLQQAVEADEDAASHDIEKSGLARSHGSGDSQIWTCGPNGEVPAVDSLTGLCRKRAASTNEETNDCDSTLINGSPLRVANGSCFLDENFEYCVKIIRWLECEGYIKQEFRLKLLTWFSLRSTEQERRVVNTFIQTLIDEPSSLAGQLVDSFSDIISCKKPRNGFCSKLWH
- the LOC101218565 gene encoding VIN3-like protein 1 isoform X2 — its product is MSELSKTSSRMIKKQEMKKTSSSLNSRSASRKQHRKIENPIRMPAASEQCLHSGISSTWVCKNSACRAVLSVDDTFCRRCSCCICHLFDDNKDPSLWLVCSTESEQGDSCGLSCHIECALQRGKVGVVDLGQLMQLDGSYSCASCGKVSGILECWKKHLVVARDARRVDILCYRIYLSYRLLEGTSRFKELHEVIQEAKAKLETEVGPVNGISAKMARGIVCRLAVAGDVQKLCSLAIEKADQWLATVSNPNLKCREDSLPAACKFLFEDIKSSSIVITLVEILNALSNETKGYKLWYSKSREEEYTKEPICVFPRTQRRILISNLQPCTEYTFRIVSYTENGDIGHSEAKCFTKSVEIIHNSHSPAPSIHRKESPVIEESCIRKKGPDNTFIVCSSSRFQVRDLGKILQLARDQGEGCLERLCSANIANGCGVQNGVKPETPEEEQLPPVSPGLDLNVVSVPDLNEELTPPFEYSRDEVNGCTLQQAVEADEDAASHDIEKSGLARSHGSGDSQIWTCGPNGEVPAVDSLTGLCRKRAASTNEETNDCDSTLINGSPLRVANGSCFLDENFEYCVKIIRWLECEGYIKQEFRLKLLTWFSLRSTEQERRVVNTFIQTLIDEPSSLAGQLVDSFSDIISCKKPRNGFCSIYS